In Microbacterium sp. ABRD28, the genomic stretch GGCCCTGCGTCTGGCGCCGGTGATGTTCGAGCTCGGCGCCCGGCCGCATCCGCCCCGCGCGCTCTACCGCTCGTACCTCGCGCAGAGCGACGTGTTCGTGGGGATCTACGGTGACAGCTACGGGTGGGTGGCGCCGGAGGAGGAGGTCTCGGGTCTGGAGGACGAGTACAACCTCGCTCCCCGCGAGATGCCGAAACTCATCTACATCCGCGCCTCCGAGCACCGCGACCCGCGCCTGGTCGCCCTCATCGACCGCATCCGCGAAGACGACACCGCGGCCTACCTCTCCTTCACGTCGATCGACGAGCTCCGCGACCACGTCCGCGACGACCTGGCCACGCTCCTCGCCGAGCGCTTCGATGCCTCTCGTCCCCTCGCCGATCGAGAGATCTCCGATGTCGTCCCCGCCGCGGCGCCGAAGGTGCCCGTCCCCTACACCTCGACGATCGGACGGGAGGAGGATGTCGCGGCGGTCCGCGACCTCCTCACCGGGTCCGCCCACGTGGTCAGCCTCATCGGCCCCGGCGGAGTCGGGAAGAGCCGGCTGGCGATCGAGGTCGCCCGCGCGAGCGAGGACCTCTTCCCCGACGGGGTGTACTTCGTCCTCCTGGAGGGCGTGCTCGAACCGGGACTCGTCGTGCCCACGATCGCCTACTCCCTCGGCGTGCGCGACAACGGCGAGGCCCCGCTGGAAGAACGCATCGCCCGGGCACTGTCCGGCCGTCGCGTGCTCGTCGCCCTCGACAACTTCGAGCAGGTGATCGAGGCCGCTCCGCTGCTGGTGCGCCTCTCGCACGCCTCGCCTATGGCGACCTTCCTCGTCACCAGTCGCATCGTGCTCCACATCCGCGGAGAGCAGGTCTACGACGTCTCGGGGCTGCCCGTGCCCGACTCGTGGACGCGCGCCACGAGGGAGCGGGTGCGCGACACCCCCGCGTGCCGCCTGTTCGCCGACCGCGCGAGCGCGGTGAGTCCCGACTTCACCCTCTCCGACACCAATGCGCAGGATGTCGCCGACATCTGCCGTCGCCTGGAAGGCCTGCCGCTGGGCATCGAGCTGGCGGCGGCGAAGGTGCGGGTCCTCGGCACCCGCGGGATCGCCGAGCGCCTGGAGCAGAGCCTGCCGCTCCTGACCGCGGCGGTGCGCGACCTCCCCGACCGGCACCGCACGATGCGGGCCACCATCGAGTGGAGCGTGAGCCTCCTGCCGGCCTCGCAGCGCGCCATGCTCGAGGATCTCGGCGTCTTCGCCACCCGGTTCACGTTCGACGCGGTGGAGGCGATCGGACGGAGCCGACCCTGGGGCGCAGGGGCGATGGAGGATCTCGCGGCGCTCGTCGACTCCTCGCTGGTCAAACCCGTCGACGTCGACGGGCGTCCGGTGTTCTCGCTGCTGGCCCTGGTGCGCGAGTACGCGGTGGGGCGACTGAAGGAGCGGGGCGACGCCGCCGCGGTGCGGACCGCGCATGCCGATCACTACCGCGAGCTCGTCGCGCGCATCGCCCCCCGGCTGGGCGGACCGGGGCAGGCGGACGCGGTCGCGGAGCTGGGCCTGGATCTGCCGAACCTCCGCGCGGCGGTGCGTCACCTCATCCACACCGACCGGCTCGACGACGCCGGAGACTTCGCATGGTCGCTCCTCATCTACTGGTGGGTGGCCGGCTTCTTCGCCGAGGTGCGGGTGTGGATGCTGGAGCTTCTCGGCAAGGACCAGCCGATCACCCAGCACACACGCGCGGTGGCGTGGTTCTTCGCCCTGTGGGGCGAGATGTGGCAGCGTCCGAGCGAAGAGGCGGTGGCCGGTCTCGGGGAGTGCATCCGGCTGTTCGAGGAGAGTGGCGACGATGATGCCGCGGCGATGGCGCTCGCCGCGCGGGCGACGGCGCGGCTCCAGCTCGAGCTGCCCGACCTCGACACCGCCGACCGTGAGCTCACGACCGCGGTCGAGCGGCTCCACGACCTCGGCAACACCTGGGCCGAAGCCATCACCGAGGTCGCCCGCGGACGACTTGCGTGGCTCCGCGGGCTCACCGACGACGCGCTCGGACACTTCGACCGCGCCACCGCGGCGGCCGCCGCCGGCGGCGACCTCTTCACGACGTCGGTCGCCGGCAATCACCTCGCGCGACTGCAGCTCGTCCGCGGCGAGATCGACACCGCCGAAGCGCAGTGCGTGCGGACACTCCTGGTGTCGCTGCGCCTGCACTTCGAAGAGGGGATCGCCTACGGACTCGAGGGGCTGTGCGCCGTCGCCGCGGCCCGTGGGGACGGTGAGCGGGCGGGCGCGCTGTCGGCGGTGGCCGCCGTCATCCGCCACCGCATCGGCGTGTTCGATGCCGAGGCCTTCACCGTCCACACCCCTCAGCTGGACGCCATGCGCGCCGCCGACCCCGATGCGGTCGCCGCCGGGGAACGTCGCGGCGCAGAACTCACTCTTGCCGAGGCGCTGGCGCTGGCCCTTCCGGCCGACGCACGGGCCGAGGCATCGTCGCTGGTCGCCCGCTGGTGAGCCGAGGAGCGACCGCCGCTCACTCGGCCGGTCGCGCGTGGCGGAAGCGGATGCGGCTGCCCGGCCGGGCCTGGGCGAGAGCGTCGCGGGCGGCATCCGCCACGACCGCGATCACAGGGTAGCCGCCGGTGACCGGGGCATCGGGTCCGAGGATCGTCGGTCGACCGGAGGGCGGCACCTGCAGGGCGCCGGGCACCATCCCCTCGCTCGGGAGTTCGCCGCTGCGCACGCGGGCGAGAGACGGACCGTCGAGGCGGATGCCGACGCGGTCGGCGGCGCCCGAGACGGTCCACGTCGCCTCGAAAAGGGTCGCGCGGGCATCGTCGGTGAACCAGTCCGCGCGCGGCCCCGGCGCGAGGTCGATCTCGAGGTCGTCGCCGTCGGGCGCGCCCCACGGCGCGTCGGGGGCGGGCGGGACGGGGGCGTTCGGGTCGGCGCCGACGCTCAGCACGCAGCCCGCGGCGAGGGGGGCGGGCCCGAGACCCGAGAGGATGTCGGTGGCCCGCGACCCGCGGACCACCGGCCCGTCGACGCCGCCGCGGAGGGCGAGGAGTGCCCGCGCGCCCCGCTCGATCCACCCGACCTCGAGCTCGACGCCGGCGGGCCAGCGGTGCGCCACGTACGGGTCGATGTCGCGCCCCGCGAGCCGGAGCGGACCGCCGCCGCCGGTGACGGCGAACACCAGGTCGGCGCGGGCGACGGCGCGGAACCCGCCGAGGGTGATCTCGATCGCCGCCGCATCCTGGGGGTTGCCGACGAGACGGTTCGCGGCGCCGAGCGCGCGGCGGTCCATCGCCCCCGAGCGGGAGATGCCGAGGGCCGCCGAGCCGGGACGGCCGAGGTCCTGGACCGTGGCGAGCAGTCCCGGCTCCTCGACGCGGAACCCCCGCCCCGTCCCCGCCCCCGCTCCCGCTCCCGCCCCCGCTCCCGCCGCGAGGGTGCGCTCCTCCCCCGCGAGGGTGCGGTCCTCACCGGCGAGGGTGCGCACGTTCCCGGCGAGGGTGCGCTCGCCCCCCGCGAGGGTGCGGAACCGCACCCGCATGCCCGGGACGAGGAGCGCCGGATTCTCGCGCGCAGGGTCGAAGAGCGGCGCGTCCGTCGTGCCGAGGAGTCGCCACCCTCCGGGGGTCTCGCGCGGGTAGGCCCCCGAGAACACCCCCGCGACCCCCACCGCCCCGGCCGGGACGCGGGTCCGCGGGGTGTCGAGCCGCGCCACGTCGAAGGGCCACTCATCGCTGACGAGGTACCCGAATCCGGGCGCGAAGCCGGTGAACGCGACGGTCCAGGTCGCGGCCGCGTGGCGCTCCGCGAGCTCCGATGCCGACACTCCGAGGAGCGCCGCGGTCGCGTCGAGGTCGGGGCCGTCGTAGCGGATGTCGACCACGACCTCCGGAGCCGCCGGCGCGTCCGCCGTCGGGGCGGCGGCCGTGGCATCCGTCACCCACGCCCGCGCGCGCGACAGGCTCAGCACCGCGGGGTCGACGGTGATGAGCACGGTGCGCGCCGCGGGGACGATGTCGACGACCCCCGGCGGCACCGCGGCGACGAGGCGGGCGTGAAGCGACAGCACCTCGTCGAGTCCCGCGACCTCGACGAGCATCGCGCGGTCACCCATCGGCAGCATGTTCACCACGGCGCCCGCACGGCGACGCCGGCGTCATCCAGCGCGCGTCGCACCGCCTCTCCCATCGCCACCGCGGCCGGTGAATCGCCGTGCAGGCAGAGCGACGCCGCCGCGACGGTCAGCACCGACCCGTCGGCGGCGACGACCTCGCCCGATCGCGCCAGCCGGACCGCCCGCTCCGCAGCCGCCGCCGCGTCATCCAGCACCGCACCCGCTCGCCCCCGGGGCACGAGACCCCCGCCGGGCAGATATCCGCGGTCGAGGAACGCCTCGACGACGAAGGGCAGGCCGGCCGACTCGGCCGCCCAGGCGATCTCCCCCGGCATCCCGAGGATCGGCACGGCGCGTCCCTGCGACGCGGCGAGCTCGGCGACCGCCTCGGCCACCGCCCGCGCCGCCCCCGCGTCGGCGGAGACCGCGTGATAGAGGGCCCCGTGAGGCTTGACGTACCGGATGTCGGCCCCCGCCGTCGCCAGCGACCGGAGCTGCACCGCGACCTCGGCCCGCAGATCCGCCGGAGCGAGCGCCATCGGCACCCGGCCGAAGTTCACCGGGTCGGGATAGGACGGATGCGCCCCGACGGCCACGCCGTGAACAGCCGCGCGTGCCACCGCCTCGCGCATCGACCTCTCATCGCCCGCGTGTCCGCCGCAGGCGATGCTGGCGCTGGAGATGACGGCGAACATCGCGTCGTCGTCGGCCGTCGGCATCCCGTCGACCGTCTCACCCAGGTCGGCATTGAGGTCGATCACGCCCATGTCTTCACGCTACGCCGCGCGGCAACGTTACGGATGCGTAAAGGCTCCCGGCGCCGGATGCGCCGAGACCCGCGCCGGGGCAGGATGGGGGGATGCCTCGATCTTTCGAGCGGCCCGCGGCAGGGACGCCGCTGCTGCAGGTCCGCGACATGGCCGTGGAGTTCCGCACCGTCGACGGGACGGTCCACGCCGTCGAAGGCGTCGACCTCGATCTCGCCGCCGGTGAGACCCTCGCCATCGTCGGCGAGTCGGGGTCGGGGAAGTCGACTACGGCGATGGCGGTGATCGGTCTCCTCCCGGGCAACGGGCGGGTGACGCAGGGCAGCATCCTCTTCGAGGGCGAGAACCTCGTCGGAGCCCCCGAATCGGTGATGCGCCAGGTGCGCGGCCGTTCGATCGGCCTCGTGCCGCAGGACCCGATGTCGAACCTCAACCCGGTCGCGAAGATCGGCACGCAGGTGGCCGAGACCCTTCTCGCGCACGGCCTGGCGACGCGCAAGGACGTCGACCGCAGGGTCGTCGAGACCCTCGAGGCGGCGGGTCTTCCCGACGCCGCCGCCCGCGCCAAGCAGTACCCGCACGAGTTCTCGGGCGGTATGCGCCAGCGCGCGCTCATCGCGATCGGTCTGGCGTGCAACCCCAAGCTCCTCATCGCCGACGAGCCCACGAGCGCGCTCGACGTGACGGTGCAGAAGACGATCCTCGATCAGCTCGACCGGATGACCAGCGACACGGGCACCTCGGTGATGCTCATCACGCACGACCTCGGCCTCGCCGCCGAGCGCGCCTCGCGCGTGGTCGTCATGCACCGCGGGCGCATCGTCGAGCAGGGGCCCGCGCGACAGATCCTCGAAGACCCGCAGCAGCCGTACACCCAGGCGCTGGTGAAGGCCGCCCCGTCGGTGGCGGCGGTGCGACTGCGTCCCGAGGCCTTCCGCCGGCCCGAGAAGACGGATGCCGCCGCGTCGGCCGCGCCCGCGGCATCCGTGTCCGTCGTCGAGAGCGCGCCGGCTGCGCCGGCCGGCGCGCGTGCCGAGGCGGCCCCGGATCACATCGTCGAGGTCGAGGGGCTGACCAAGGTCTTCCCGGTGCGGGGGCAGAAGGACGACTTCGTCGCCGTGAAGGACGTCTCGTTCGCGATCCCGCGCGGGCAGACCGTCGCGATCGTCGGTGAGTCGGGGTCGGGGAAGACCACGACAGCCCGGATGATGCTGAAGGTCGTCGAACCGACGAGCGGCACCATCTCGTTCGACGGGGTCGACGTGTCGACCCTCAAGGGGCGGGCGCTGAAGGACTTCCGCCAGAAGGTGCAGCCGATCTTCCAGGACCCCTACTCGTCGCTGAACCCGATGTTCACCATCGAGCGACTGATCGAGGAGCCGCTGGAGTTCTACCGGCGCGGGTCGTCGACCGAGCGCACCAAGCGGGTGCGGCAGCTGCTGGATGACGTGGCGCTGCCGGCCTCGATGATGCGCCGGTACCCGTCGGAGCTGTCGGGAGGCCAGCGTCAGCGCGTCGCGATCGCCCGGGCTCTCGCCCTGTCTCCCGAGCTGATCGTCTGCGACGAGCCCGTCTCGGCGCTCGACGTGCTCGTGCAGGATCAGGTGCTGCGGCTTCTGCGAGACCTGCAGCGCGAGTACGGGCTGAGCTATCTTTTCATCTCCCACGACCTCGCGGTGGTGCGGCTGATCAGCGACTACGTCTGCGTGATGAAGGACGGGCACCTCGTCGAGGCCGCGTCGGGCGAGGAGATCTTCACCAACCCGCGCGACCCCTACACGCGGCGTCTGCTCGCCTCGATCCCGGGCAACGAGCTCGACATCGCGGTCTGACCCCGCGCCGCGGCATCCGCTCCTCCACTGCCCTGCCCCTCCCGCGGCGATGGCTGCTCCCCCGTCACGATCCGCCCCTCACCCGCGCGCGGAGGGGCCGAACGTGACGGGGGAGACGCGGGGGTGTTCGCTCCCCCGTCACGATCCGCCCCTCACCCGCGCGCGGAGGGGCCGAACGTGACGGGGGAGTGGATGCGGGGGTGAGGCGTGAGGGCGCGGCGGGAGGGCGCGGCGCTAGCGGGCGCGGGTGCGGGGATCCATCGCTTCGCGCAGCGCCTCGCCGAGCAGGGTGAACCCCAGCGCGGTGATCGTGATGCAGGCACCGGGAAGGAACGCCAGCCACGGCGCGATCGCGAGCTCGAGCTGCGCGTAGGTGAGCATGCGCCCCCACTCCGCGGTCTGCGGAAGCCCCCCGCCGAGACCGAGGAACGACAGCGCGGCCGCCTCGATCACCGCGGTCGCCAGCGACAGCGTGCCCTGCACGATGACCGGACCGATGGCGTTGGGCAGCACGTGGCTCATCGTGATCTTGCCGCGGCCGAGGCCGAGCGTCTGGGCCGACAGCACGTAGTCGGCCGACCGCTGCTGGAGCATCGACGCCCGCAGAAGCCGCGCGAACACCGGCACCTGCGCGGCACCGATCGCGATCATCACCGACAGCTGGGTCTGCCCGAGGATCGCCGCGATCGACACCGCCAGCAGCAGCGACGGCACCGAGAGCAGGATGTCGACGAAGCGCATCACGACGACGTCGACCCAGCCGCCGAACGCGCCGGCGATGAGGCCGAGCAGCATGCCGCCGAGAAGACCGAAAGCGGTCGAGACCACGCCGATCGTGAGCGACGCCTGCGCGCCCCAGATGAGCTTGGACAGCACATCGCCGCCGAAGCGGTCGAGTCCGAGCGGGAACTGCGGGAGCTCCCCCGGACCCGGGATGTAGGTCGGTGTGATGTACCGCTGGCCCGGCAGTTCGGTCGGGCCGTAGGGCGCGAGCACGGGCGCGAGGGCGGCGACGAGGATGAACAGGGCGATGATGACCGCCCCCACCCATGCCGAGGGGTTCCGACGCAGCCGCCGGAACACGTCGCGCCAGAAGCCGCCGCGCACCTGCGCGCCCAGCAGCTCCCGATCATCGATCGCGGTGTCGTCGACCGGCCCGCCGCTGGGGGCGGGGGGAAGCATCGCCGAGGTCATTGGACCCTCACTCTCGGGTCGATGAAGCTGTACGAGACATCCACGATCAGGTTGATCAGGGCGTACGCGATCGCGATGAAGATGATGAAGCCCTGCAGCACCGGGAAGTCACGGGTGAAGATGGCGCGGGCGAGGAACGATCCGATGCCGGGGAAGGCGAACACCGTCTCGGTGAGCACCGCCCCCGAGATGAGCAGTCCCGTCTGCAGACCCACCGTCGTGACGACCGGGAGCAGCGCGTTGCGCAGGATGAACCGCCCGCGGATCGTGCCCCGCGGCACGCCCTTGGCCATGCCGGTGCGGACGTAGTCGGCGTTCTGCACCTCGAGCACCGAGGCGCGGGTGATCCGCACGATGATCGCCAGGGGGATCGTCGCGAGCGCCACCGCGGGCAGGATCAGGTGCAGGATCGCGTCCCACGCGGCATCCCATTCGCCGGTGATGATCCCGTCGAGGATGTAGAAGTTCGTGTAGTGGGTCGCATCGATGCGCGGATCCTGTCGACCCTCCGACGGCAGCCAGCCCAGCTGCACCGCGAACACCCACTTCAGCAGGAACGCGAGGAAGAACACCGGGATCGTGATGCCGAGGAGGCTCGCGGCCACGGTGAGATGGTCGGTGGCCTTGCCGTGCCGGCGGGCGGCCCAGTATCCGAGGGGGATGCCGACGCCGACGGCGATGAGGAGCGCGGCGCTGGAGAGCTCGAGGGTCGCCGGGAAACGGCGCCAGAACTCTTCGGTGACGGCCCGCCCGGTCTGGATCGACGTGCCGAAGTCGCCCTGCAGCAGGCGCCCGAGCCAGACGATGTACTGCTCGAACAGCGGCCGATCGAACCCGTAGAGCCGGTTGATCTCGGCGACCGCCTCGGGGGTCGCCCGCTCACCGAGGAGCGCGACGGCGGGCCCGCCCGGCAGGGCGCGGACCCAGAGGAACAGCAGGATGGACAACCCGAACAGCGTCGGGATGAGCAAGAGGATCCTCTTGCCGATGGTGCGTATCACGGAAGGCAGCCTTCGAGGACGAGCGCCCCGGCTCCGGCAAGGGGGCCGGGGGCGCGGTCGTGCGGAGGAGAAGACGAGCGGATGTCGCGGCGCGGCGTGCGAGGCCGCGCCGCGACATCCGGATCGTCGTTACTCGGAGAGCTCGACCAGGTTGTAGACCTCGTCCTGCACGGGGCTCGCCGGGTACGAGGTGACGCGCTCGTCGAAGACGAGGGTCGGCACCGGGTGGGCGAGCGGAATCCCCGGGAGGAACTCCATGATCTGCGCGTTCGCGTCGGCGTAGGCCGACTCCTGCTCGTCGGCCGTGGCCAGGCCCCGACCGGTGGTCAACGCGCTGAAGATCTCGGCGTTGTCGAAGCCCCACTCGTTCGACGGTGCGCCGAAGAACGTCCCCACGAAGTTGTCGGGGTCGTTGTAGTCACCGGTCCAGCCGAGCAGGTGGATGCCGTGCTCGCTGCCGCCCTGGATGAGGTCGAGGTACTCGCCCCACTCGTTCGAGACGGGGTTGAGCACGATGCCGACGGCCTCGAGCTGAGACTGCAGGTTGGTGAAGATCTGCTCGGGGTTGGGCATGTACGGCCGCGAGATGTTGACCGGGTAGTTGAACGTGATGGTGAGGGGGTTCGACTCGTCGAAGCCCGCCTCGGCCAGCAGCGCCTGGGCCTGCTCGGGGTCGTACTCGTAGGTGGCGACGTCGGGGTTCCAGCCGATCACGCTGTCGGGCATGAACTGCGTGGCGACCTCGGTGCCCTCGGGGAGCACCTGCGAGATCAGCTGCTCCTTGTCGATCGCGTGGGCGATCGCCTGGCGGACGCGCTCGTCGGCGAGCTCGGGAACGGCCTGGTTCATGCCGAGGTAGAGCACGTTGAACGGGTCGCGGTTGATGAGGGTGAAGCCCGCCTCCTCCAGCGCGCCGAGGTCGGCGGGGGCGACGAGGTCGTAGCCGTCGATGCTTCCGGATTCCAGCGCCTGGCGCCGCGCGGTGGTGTCGCCGATCACCTGGAAGATGATCTCCTCGACGACGCCCTGCTCGCCCCAGTAGTCCTCGTAAGCGGTGAGGGTGGTGGTGCTGCCCGGGTCCCACGACTCGAACTGGAACGGACCGGTGCCGGTCGGGTGCCCCGTGGCGTACTCGCTGAGGGTCGGGGCCTCGGAGGTGCCGCCGACGTCGTCGGCGCCGTACTCCTCCAGCGCGGTGGGGCTCTGCATCGCGAAGGCGGGGAGCGACAGCGCAGGGATGAACCCGGCGAAGGGCTCGGTCAGCGTGACGGTGACCTCGGTGTCGCCGTTCGGCTCGCACCCGCCGTAGATCGAGGTGCCCGTGTCGGCGTAGCCGCGCATGAGCTTGCCCCAGTAGTACGACAGGCTCTCGCTCTGGGCGATGCCGGTGAAGTTGTTCTGGCGGTCGAAGTTGAAGCACACCGCTTCGGCGTTGAAGGGGGTGCCGTCGTGGAAGGTGACGCCCTCCTCGAGGGTGAAGGTGTAGCTCAATCCGTCCTCGGACTGCTCCCAGCTGCTGGCCAGGAGCGGCGCGGGGTCGGCCGTCCCAGGCTCGACGCCCACGAGGCCTTCGAAGATCTGCCTGGAGACGCGGAACGATTCGCCGTCGCTGGCGAACGCCGGATCCAGGCTCGACACGTCACCGGAGGCGCCGAAGATGAACGTCGAGTCGACGTCGCTCGGCTCCTCGCTTCCGCCGCCCTCCTCGCGCTGGCTCGCGCAGGCCGTCAGGATCAGCGATCCGACGGCGATGGCGGCAGCGCCGGCGAGCAGGCGCTTTCTCGTTGAGTGAAGCATCGTGTACTGCACCTTCCTTTTCGAGGGTCCCTTTCGGGTCGCGAGCACAGCGACGTGTGTGACAGCACCGGCCCACGGAGTGTGATCCCTCGACCGTACCCGCGCGCCGTCGCACGGATGGTCACGGTGAGGTTGCGATTCTGTTTCGGCGGCTGGGGGGAAGAAGGAGGGATGCCGCGGACTAGCGTTGAGCCATGGCGCGCGCTCGGGTGGAACAGGTGCGACCCTCGGCGCGGCTCGGCGACGGGACGCTCGCGATGATCGCGCCGTCGGAGTACGACACCGGCTGGGAGCTCATCGTCGACGGCACGCCGCAGTCGCACGTCGACCTCGACGACCCCACGCACCTGCACTTCGAGTACGTGTCGCGGATGGCGGCGGTGATCGACCGCCTGAAGCTCCCGGGTCAGCCCCTCACCGCCGTGCACCTGGGCGCCGGCGCGCTGACGGTGCCGCGGTACATCGAGGCGACCCGGCCGGGGTCGCGCCAGCAGGTCATCGAGCTCGAACAGCCCCTGGTCGACCTCGTGCGCGAGCATCTGCCCCTTCCGCGCGGGGCGGCGATCAGGATGCGGATCGGCGACGCCCGACGGGGCCTGGCCCGGCTTCCGCGCGCCCTGGTCGGCGCCGTCGACGTGCTCGTCTCCGACGTCTACGCCGGCGCGCAGACCCCGGCGCACCTGACGACGGTGGAGTTCTACCGTGAGGCCGCCGCACTCCTCGCCCCCGACGGAGTGCTGCTGGTCAACGTCGCCGACGGCGCCGGGCTCGCCTTCGCCCGCCGACAGGTCGCGACGGTGCGCGAGGCGCTCCCCCACGTCATCGTGCTGGCCGAGGTGCAGACGCTGAAGGGTCGTCGGTTCGGCAACCTCGTTGTCGCCGCCTCACCCACGCCCCTGCCGACCCAGTGGCTGCCGCGGCTGATGGCCGCAGGCCCTCACCCGGCGAAGGTGGCCGAGGGCGAGGAGGTCGTCGAGTTCGCGCGCGGCGCGCGCATCGCGACCGACGGCGACGCGACGCCGTCGCCCAAGCCCGCGGCATCCGTCTTCGAACGGTGAATCGCGATCCTGATGCCGCCCTGCGGCGTGCCACGCCGGCGCCGGCGCCGCGGTCGCGCAGACTGGGGGAGCGTGGGCGCGGGACCCTCGAGCGTGGAAGGAGTCGATCATGAGCTACATCCTGGGATACGACCCCGACACCCTGCGGGAGCAGGTCGACCCTGTCCGCTGCGAGGGGCGCCTGGACGAGATCGGCGAGCAGCGGAGCCTGCCGGCTCTGCTCGAACGGGTGTGGCTGCTGAAGGTGCTCGATCGACTCGATGACGCGCTGGTGCTCTCGGAGCAGTCGGTGCGGGTGGCCCGGATGGCGGGGACGCGGAAAGACCTGCTGCGCGCCCGCATTCTCCACGCCACCGTGCTGCAGGTGCGCGGACAGCTCGCCGCCGCCGAGCAGGAACTCACCGCGTGCGCCGAAGAGGCCGATGGTCAGGGCTGGTCGGGCATCGCGGCCTTCGCGTACCAGCATCGCGGCAAGACCCGCTACGACGGCGAGGACTACGACGCCGCGCGCACCGACTTCAAGCGCGCCCTGTTCCTCCGGCAGGAGTCGGGGGCCCCGGACGATCAGCTCGAATCGACGCTGTTGGCGATCGATGCGTCCGAGCGGCGGCGCATGCGGTCGTCGGTCGCGAGCTGAGTGTCGTAGGTACGTTCTACTGTTTCGGGCATGTCAGAACCTGAACGTGTGCGCGTCTGGGCGAACGCCCTGATCGACCAGCATCTCGGCCCCTCCTGGACCTTCGGCTTCGACAACGCCAAGCGGCGTGCCGGCCTCTGCGATTTCCGGCGCAAGCGCATCAGCGTCTCGCGCTACCTGTCGGCGCGCTACGACGACGACACCAACCATCAGACCCTTCTGCACGAGGTCGCCCACGCCCTCGCGGGGCCTGCGGCCGGACACGGCGCGGAGTGGAAGCGCATCGCGCGGAGCCTGGGCTACGTCGGGGGAACGACCCACGACGGTGAGACGGCTGTCGAGCTCGCGCCCTGGGTGGGGGTGTGCCCCGCCGGGCACACCGCGTACCGGCATCGGCGCCCGCCGCGCGCGACGTCGTGCGTCGCGTGCGCGCCGCGCTTCGACCGCCGTCATCTGTTCACCTGGACGCGGCGAGAGATCTCGGCGGCGACCCGGCTGGCGGCGATGACACCACGAGGGGATGCCGCCCCGGTCGAGTCAGATCCCGACGATGCGGGCCCCGCGCACGATCGGCACCGCTTCTGAGGCATCGATCTCGGCGGCTCGGACGACGTCTGACCGCAGGTCTTTCTCGATGAGTTCCTGGCCTGAGCCGCTCGCGGTGAGGAGGTGACGCACGGCGCCGCGGAGGCCGCGGAACGCTTCGCCCGCCGTCGCGGCCTCGGGTGAGGAGTGGTCGATCCCCCGGGTCGTGAGGGCGTCGATGACGGCGCCCGCACCGAGGAGATCCTCGACGGCGAAGCGCAGCGGCGCGCCGCCATGACCGAGCTCACCGGCGGGGATGATCGAGATCGAGGTGCGGCGGCCACGGCGCTCCTGCTCATCGGCGATCGCCTGAGCGACGGCGGAGGCGTTGCGAAGTCCCGCGAGGAGGACGACCGGGGCGGAGGGTTCGTCCTCGACCGCGTGGGGGCCGGTCTGGTCGGGGCCTGCGGCGGCTGCGGCCGCGGCGACCCGGGCGCCGTTGAGTGACACGGCGAAGGCCGCGTCATCCAGCATCATCTCCTCGCCTCGCTCGACCACGTCGATCACGGTGCTGGAGAAGCGGAGCACGTCGACGACGACCACGATGTCGGCGGGCGCGAGGCGCGCGAGGGCGTCGAGCCCCCAGTCCAGACGCACCTGGTACCGGGACTGATCGAAGGGCGAGGCCATTCCGTCAGCCTAAACGGGCGAGGCGGGCG encodes the following:
- a CDS encoding ABC transporter permease, with product MTSAMLPPAPSGGPVDDTAIDDRELLGAQVRGGFWRDVFRRLRRNPSAWVGAVIIALFILVAALAPVLAPYGPTELPGQRYITPTYIPGPGELPQFPLGLDRFGGDVLSKLIWGAQASLTIGVVSTAFGLLGGMLLGLIAGAFGGWVDVVVMRFVDILLSVPSLLLAVSIAAILGQTQLSVMIAIGAAQVPVFARLLRASMLQQRSADYVLSAQTLGLGRGKITMSHVLPNAIGPVIVQGTLSLATAVIEAAALSFLGLGGGLPQTAEWGRMLTYAQLELAIAPWLAFLPGACITITALGFTLLGEALREAMDPRTRAR
- a CDS encoding ABC transporter permease produces the protein MIRTIGKRILLLIPTLFGLSILLFLWVRALPGGPAVALLGERATPEAVAEINRLYGFDRPLFEQYIVWLGRLLQGDFGTSIQTGRAVTEEFWRRFPATLELSSAALLIAVGVGIPLGYWAARRHGKATDHLTVAASLLGITIPVFFLAFLLKWVFAVQLGWLPSEGRQDPRIDATHYTNFYILDGIITGEWDAAWDAILHLILPAVALATIPLAIIVRITRASVLEVQNADYVRTGMAKGVPRGTIRGRFILRNALLPVVTTVGLQTGLLISGAVLTETVFAFPGIGSFLARAIFTRDFPVLQGFIIFIAIAYALINLIVDVSYSFIDPRVRVQ
- a CDS encoding ABC transporter substrate-binding protein codes for the protein MLHSTRKRLLAGAAAIAVGSLILTACASQREEGGGSEEPSDVDSTFIFGASGDVSSLDPAFASDGESFRVSRQIFEGLVGVEPGTADPAPLLASSWEQSEDGLSYTFTLEEGVTFHDGTPFNAEAVCFNFDRQNNFTGIAQSESLSYYWGKLMRGYADTGTSIYGGCEPNGDTEVTVTLTEPFAGFIPALSLPAFAMQSPTALEEYGADDVGGTSEAPTLSEYATGHPTGTGPFQFESWDPGSTTTLTAYEDYWGEQGVVEEIIFQVIGDTTARRQALESGSIDGYDLVAPADLGALEEAGFTLINRDPFNVLYLGMNQAVPELADERVRQAIAHAIDKEQLISQVLPEGTEVATQFMPDSVIGWNPDVATYEYDPEQAQALLAEAGFDESNPLTITFNYPVNISRPYMPNPEQIFTNLQSQLEAVGIVLNPVSNEWGEYLDLIQGGSEHGIHLLGWTGDYNDPDNFVGTFFGAPSNEWGFDNAEIFSALTTGRGLATADEQESAYADANAQIMEFLPGIPLAHPVPTLVFDERVTSYPASPVQDEVYNLVELSE
- a CDS encoding fused MFS/spermidine synthase, translated to MARARVEQVRPSARLGDGTLAMIAPSEYDTGWELIVDGTPQSHVDLDDPTHLHFEYVSRMAAVIDRLKLPGQPLTAVHLGAGALTVPRYIEATRPGSRQQVIELEQPLVDLVREHLPLPRGAAIRMRIGDARRGLARLPRALVGAVDVLVSDVYAGAQTPAHLTTVEFYREAAALLAPDGVLLVNVADGAGLAFARRQVATVREALPHVIVLAEVQTLKGRRFGNLVVAASPTPLPTQWLPRLMAAGPHPAKVAEGEEVVEFARGARIATDGDATPSPKPAASVFER
- a CDS encoding SprT-like domain-containing protein, translating into MSEPERVRVWANALIDQHLGPSWTFGFDNAKRRAGLCDFRRKRISVSRYLSARYDDDTNHQTLLHEVAHALAGPAAGHGAEWKRIARSLGYVGGTTHDGETAVELAPWVGVCPAGHTAYRHRRPPRATSCVACAPRFDRRHLFTWTRREISAATRLAAMTPRGDAAPVESDPDDAGPAHDRHRF
- a CDS encoding 2-phosphosulfolactate phosphatase; its protein translation is MASPFDQSRYQVRLDWGLDALARLAPADIVVVVDVLRFSSTVIDVVERGEEMMLDDAAFAVSLNGARVAAAAAAAGPDQTGPHAVEDEPSAPVVLLAGLRNASAVAQAIADEQERRGRRTSISIIPAGELGHGGAPLRFAVEDLLGAGAVIDALTTRGIDHSSPEAATAGEAFRGLRGAVRHLLTASGSGQELIEKDLRSDVVRAAEIDASEAVPIVRGARIVGI